The Microbacterium sp. Nx66 genome contains a region encoding:
- the cls gene encoding cardiolipin synthase, which yields MTAESWGWWVAAVVLVLDIIIRVTAVIVIPRNRRPTAAMAWLLAVFFIPVVGVFLFLLIGNPRLPRARRRKQEQINEYIAETSEHLHFGTLRPNAPAWFGPIVQMNQRLGALPLSGDNGAHLISDYQESLDEMAEAIRTAQDYVHVEFYILQSDDSTDNFFRALEEVAARGVAVRVLLDHWANRGKPRYRQTIARLNEMGAEWHLMLPVQPLKGKMQRPDLRNHRKLLVVDGNIAFLGSQNITDSTYNLPKNIRRGLHWVDLMVRLDGPVVLSVNAIFLSDWYSETDVVLEEIDISHANIGSGDLDCQVVPSGPGFEVENNLRLFLALLYAAKKQIMIVSPYFVPDEALLLAVTAAVDRGVEVQLFVSEEGDQAMVYHAQRSYYEALLRAGVRIWMYRKPYILHTKSLTIDDEVAVIGSSNMDMRSFGLNLEVSMLVRGEEFVAEMREVEDKYRSLSRELSLEEWMQQPLRSTVLDNLARLTSALQ from the coding sequence ATGACCGCGGAGTCCTGGGGCTGGTGGGTCGCCGCCGTGGTCCTGGTGCTCGACATCATCATCCGCGTCACCGCCGTCATCGTCATTCCGCGCAACCGCCGCCCCACCGCGGCGATGGCCTGGCTCCTCGCCGTGTTCTTCATCCCGGTGGTCGGCGTCTTCCTGTTCCTGCTGATCGGGAACCCCCGCCTGCCGCGCGCGCGGCGCCGGAAGCAGGAACAGATCAACGAGTACATCGCCGAGACGAGCGAGCACCTGCACTTCGGGACGCTGCGGCCCAACGCCCCCGCATGGTTCGGTCCCATCGTGCAGATGAACCAGCGCCTCGGTGCCCTGCCGCTCTCCGGGGACAACGGCGCGCACCTCATCTCGGACTACCAGGAGTCGCTCGACGAGATGGCCGAGGCCATCCGCACCGCGCAGGATTACGTGCACGTGGAGTTCTACATCCTGCAGTCCGACGACTCGACGGACAACTTCTTCCGCGCCCTCGAGGAGGTCGCCGCGCGGGGCGTGGCGGTGCGCGTGCTCCTGGACCACTGGGCGAACCGCGGCAAGCCCCGCTATCGCCAGACCATCGCGCGTCTGAACGAGATGGGCGCCGAGTGGCACCTGATGCTGCCCGTGCAGCCGCTCAAGGGCAAGATGCAGCGGCCGGATCTGCGCAACCACCGCAAGCTCCTCGTCGTGGACGGCAACATCGCCTTCCTGGGGTCTCAGAACATCACGGATTCCACCTACAACCTGCCGAAGAACATCCGGCGCGGTCTGCACTGGGTCGACCTGATGGTCAGGCTCGACGGACCCGTCGTGTTGAGCGTCAACGCGATCTTCCTCAGCGACTGGTACAGCGAGACCGATGTCGTGCTCGAAGAGATCGACATCTCCCACGCCAACATCGGCTCCGGGGACCTGGACTGCCAGGTGGTGCCCTCAGGCCCCGGCTTCGAGGTCGAGAACAACCTGCGGCTGTTCCTCGCGCTCCTCTACGCGGCGAAGAAGCAGATCATGATCGTCAGCCCGTACTTCGTGCCCGACGAGGCCCTGCTGCTGGCGGTCACCGCGGCCGTGGACCGCGGGGTCGAGGTGCAGCTGTTCGTCTCGGAGGAGGGCGACCAGGCGATGGTCTACCACGCGCAGCGCAGCTACTACGAAGCGCTGCTGCGCGCCGGCGTGCGGATCTGGATGTACCGGAAGCCGTACATCCTCCACACGAAGAGCCTCACCATCGACGACGAGGTCGCCGTCATCGGCTCGAGCAACATGGACATGCGCTCCTTCGGCCTGAACCTCGAGGTCTCGATGCTCGTGCGCGGCGAGGAGTTCGTCGCCGAGATGCGCGAGGTGGAGGACAAGTACCGGTCGCTGAGCAGGGAGCTGAGCCTCGAGGAATGGATGCAGCAGCCCCTGCGCTCCACCGTGCTCGACAACCTCGCGCGGCTCACCTCCGCACTGCAGTGA
- a CDS encoding diacylglycerol/lipid kinase family protein yields MTTSPPVLKQAALVYNPVKVDGKRLRAQVRDLSREAGWDHPAFYPTTIEDAGQGATAEALARGVDVVLVAGGDGTVRAVAEAIARTGVPLAILPSGTGNLLARNLGLPLTDPAEMIRAALGDFHHPIDIGWARMTREDGSEEEHAFVVLAGIGLDADMIANTRADLKKSVGWIAYVDGAARSLPRAKPFRAVYQIGTGRLHSTKVHSILFANCGTLPAGISLIPDASITDATLDVAVIQPTGVLGWLGVWRKIWWDNSVLRRFRAGRFVLDRRGTDASVHYFRGARAEAAAPGPTPIELDGDEFGEAVHVTCRADPGALLLALPTGHPVHIL; encoded by the coding sequence ATGACCACGAGTCCCCCCGTCCTGAAGCAGGCGGCGCTCGTGTACAACCCGGTGAAAGTGGACGGGAAGCGCCTGCGCGCTCAGGTCCGCGACCTCTCCCGCGAAGCGGGGTGGGATCACCCCGCTTTCTATCCGACGACCATCGAGGACGCGGGGCAGGGGGCGACGGCGGAAGCGCTCGCACGCGGCGTGGACGTCGTGCTCGTGGCCGGCGGCGACGGCACGGTGCGGGCGGTCGCCGAAGCCATCGCCCGCACGGGTGTCCCGCTCGCGATCCTCCCGAGCGGCACCGGGAATCTCCTCGCGCGGAACCTCGGCCTCCCGCTGACCGACCCTGCGGAGATGATCCGCGCCGCGCTGGGCGACTTCCACCATCCGATCGACATCGGGTGGGCACGGATGACCAGGGAGGACGGCAGCGAGGAGGAGCACGCCTTCGTCGTGCTCGCCGGCATCGGTCTCGACGCCGACATGATCGCCAACACCCGAGCCGACCTGAAGAAGTCCGTCGGCTGGATCGCGTACGTCGACGGCGCGGCCCGGTCCCTTCCGCGCGCGAAGCCCTTCCGCGCCGTGTACCAGATCGGCACGGGACGCCTGCACTCCACGAAGGTGCACAGCATCCTGTTCGCGAACTGCGGCACCCTCCCCGCGGGCATCTCCCTCATCCCGGACGCCTCCATCACGGATGCCACCCTCGACGTCGCGGTCATCCAGCCCACCGGCGTGCTCGGCTGGCTGGGCGTCTGGCGGAAGATCTGGTGGGACAACTCCGTGCTGCGCCGCTTCCGCGCCGGACGCTTCGTGCTCGATCGCCGCGGCACGGACGCGTCCGTCCACTACTTCCGCGGCGCCCGCGCCGAGGCCGCCGCACCCGGCCCCACGCCGATCGAGCTCGACGGCGACGAGTTCGGGGAGGCCGTGCACGTCACCTGCCGGGCGGACCCCGGTGCGCTCCTACTGGCGCTGCCCACCGGGCACCCGGTGCACATCCTCTGA
- the serS gene encoding serine--tRNA ligase — MIDLALLRDNPEIVRRSQAARGNDQSTVDVALEADRSRRAALAAFEELRAEQNAFGKQVAKAPKEEKAALVAQAKDLADRVKQAQHAANEAAEAAATALARIENVVIDGVPAGGEEDFVELRRVGEVPAFDFEPRDHLELGEMLGAIDMERGAKVSGARFYFLRGIGARLEIALMNLALDKALQNGFVPLITPTLVRPEIMQGTGFLGEHADEVYHLDKDDDLYLVGTSEVALAGYHKDEIVDLAPGALRYAGWSTCYRREAGSHGKDTRGIIRVHQFNKLEMFVYTTAEDAEAEHLRLVALQEEMLTSLGLAYRVIDVAAGDLGSSAARKYDIEAWVPTQGAFRELTSTSNCTTFQARRLDVRYRPAAEEGGTAPKTQHVATLNGTLATTRWIVALLETHQQADGSVRVPEVLRPYLGGLEVIRPLADEQSTR; from the coding sequence ATGATCGACCTCGCACTCCTCCGCGACAACCCGGAGATCGTCCGCCGTTCGCAGGCTGCCCGTGGCAATGATCAGAGCACCGTCGACGTCGCACTCGAGGCCGACCGATCGCGCCGCGCCGCGCTCGCCGCATTCGAGGAGCTCCGCGCCGAGCAGAACGCGTTCGGCAAGCAGGTCGCGAAGGCACCCAAGGAGGAGAAGGCCGCCCTGGTCGCGCAGGCCAAGGACCTCGCCGACCGGGTCAAGCAGGCGCAGCACGCGGCGAACGAGGCGGCCGAGGCCGCGGCCACGGCACTGGCGCGGATCGAGAACGTCGTCATCGACGGTGTCCCCGCCGGCGGTGAGGAGGACTTCGTCGAATTGCGCCGCGTGGGCGAGGTCCCCGCGTTCGACTTCGAGCCGCGCGACCACCTCGAGCTCGGTGAGATGCTCGGCGCCATCGACATGGAGCGCGGGGCCAAGGTCTCCGGAGCGCGCTTCTACTTCCTCCGCGGGATCGGCGCCCGGCTCGAGATCGCCCTCATGAACCTCGCTCTCGACAAGGCGCTGCAGAACGGCTTCGTCCCGCTCATCACGCCCACCCTCGTGCGCCCTGAGATCATGCAGGGCACCGGCTTCCTCGGCGAGCACGCCGATGAGGTCTACCACCTCGACAAGGACGACGACCTCTACCTGGTCGGCACGAGCGAGGTCGCCCTCGCCGGCTACCACAAGGACGAGATCGTCGATCTGGCACCTGGTGCGCTCCGTTACGCCGGATGGTCGACCTGCTACCGCCGTGAGGCCGGCTCGCACGGCAAGGACACCCGCGGGATCATCCGCGTGCACCAGTTCAACAAGCTGGAGATGTTCGTCTACACCACGGCCGAGGACGCGGAGGCCGAGCATCTGCGTCTCGTCGCCCTTCAGGAGGAGATGCTGACCTCGCTGGGTCTGGCCTACCGCGTGATCGACGTCGCCGCGGGAGACCTCGGGTCGAGCGCAGCCCGCAAGTACGACATCGAGGCGTGGGTGCCCACCCAGGGAGCGTTCCGCGAGTTGACGTCCACCTCGAACTGCACGACCTTCCAGGCGCGTCGTCTCGACGTGCGATACCGCCCGGCGGCGGAGGAGGGCGGCACGGCGCCGAAGACCCAGCATGTCGCGACCCTCAACGGCACGCTCGCGACCACGCGCTGGATCGTCGCCCTGCTCGAGACGCATCAGCAGGCGGACGGCTCGGTACGGGTCCCCGAGGTCCTGCGCCCCTACCTCGGCGGACTCGAGGTGATCCGCCCGCTCGCCGACGAGCAGAGCACCCGGTGA
- a CDS encoding HAD family hydrolase: MTAPWLVGLDVDGTILLQDETMSPGVPEAITRVREAGHVVTIATGRSWMATRRYVEELGLTADYVVCSNGAVTMRRDGDDWERWHVETFDPTPVLALLRDRLPDARYMVELGSGQRLFTEQLDDWTLDGGRQVDFEELGALPVSRIVVVSPGHDEDDFHRLVADAGLNEVSYAIGWTAWLDIAPQGVDKGTALERVRDELGLDAARVLVAGDGRNDIGMFGWARSGGGRAVAMGQAPVEVKDAAGEITADVERGGLAAALNTLPAPAQVDAGE; encoded by the coding sequence GTGACGGCGCCCTGGCTGGTCGGCCTCGACGTCGACGGGACCATCCTCCTCCAGGACGAGACGATGAGCCCCGGGGTGCCCGAGGCCATCACCCGAGTCCGCGAAGCGGGGCACGTGGTCACCATCGCCACCGGCCGCAGTTGGATGGCGACCCGCCGCTACGTGGAGGAGCTCGGCCTCACCGCCGACTATGTGGTGTGTTCCAACGGTGCCGTGACGATGCGCCGAGACGGGGATGACTGGGAGCGCTGGCACGTCGAGACCTTCGACCCGACACCCGTGCTGGCCCTGTTGCGGGATCGGCTTCCGGACGCCCGGTACATGGTCGAGCTCGGCTCCGGCCAGCGCCTGTTCACCGAGCAGCTCGACGACTGGACTCTCGACGGCGGACGCCAGGTCGACTTCGAGGAGCTCGGAGCCCTTCCCGTCTCCCGAATCGTCGTCGTCTCGCCCGGACACGACGAGGACGACTTCCATCGGCTCGTCGCCGACGCCGGCCTCAACGAGGTCTCCTATGCGATCGGGTGGACGGCCTGGCTGGACATCGCTCCGCAGGGCGTCGACAAGGGCACGGCCCTGGAGCGTGTGCGGGACGAACTCGGTCTCGATGCTGCGCGGGTGCTCGTCGCCGGGGACGGACGCAACGACATCGGCATGTTCGGCTGGGCCCGCAGCGGCGGCGGACGCGCGGTGGCCATGGGACAGGCGCCGGTCGAGGTGAAGGACGCCGCGGGGGAGATCACCGCCGACGTCGAGCGGGGAGGGCTCGCCGCCGCCCTGAACACGCTTCCAGCGCCCGCCCAGGTCGACGCCGGAGAATAG
- a CDS encoding LCP family protein, with protein MSENTRRRRTVARHGQLRSPGPVSQLLRLLAISMAVVLVSGIGVAAYFYLDFSSTVSANAVDLDGQEDLPPDIGAYKGGFNLVLAGVDTCEDDYKQYFGDRCTGGDAEGTLNDVNLLVHVSEEPRRITVVSFPRDLMIPIPSCEDEDGNATAAMSKQPLNVAYTDGGLNCVVRTISALTDQEVQFAASVTFGGVIEITNAIGGVDVCLANPIRDRYTGLDMAAGTHTVQGLEALQFLRTRHGVGDGSDLGRIGNQQQYMSSLARKLISGEVLGNVPVMLKLANTGIQNLETSTSLADPMMIVQIALAVKSVPFEDIVFVQYPTLEDWDDPNKVVPNEEAAAALWDAIEANAQLQITHENTSNDGVVVEEPTTPTEPTEPTTPTQGATPTPTTAPDVVALPDSIKGNSAAQQTCSNGNVR; from the coding sequence GTGAGCGAGAACACCCGACGCCGCCGCACCGTCGCGCGACATGGTCAGCTGCGCTCGCCCGGTCCCGTCAGCCAGCTCCTCCGGCTTCTCGCGATCAGCATGGCGGTGGTGCTCGTCAGCGGCATCGGCGTCGCGGCCTACTTCTACCTCGACTTCTCCAGCACCGTCTCCGCGAACGCCGTCGATCTCGACGGGCAGGAAGACCTGCCGCCGGACATCGGGGCCTACAAGGGTGGGTTCAACCTCGTCCTCGCCGGAGTCGACACCTGCGAGGACGACTACAAGCAGTACTTCGGCGACCGGTGCACCGGCGGCGACGCCGAGGGCACGCTCAACGACGTGAACCTGCTCGTGCACGTGTCCGAGGAGCCGCGGCGGATCACCGTCGTCAGCTTCCCGCGTGACCTCATGATCCCCATCCCGTCGTGCGAGGACGAGGACGGCAACGCCACGGCCGCGATGAGCAAGCAGCCGCTCAACGTCGCGTACACCGACGGCGGGCTGAACTGCGTCGTCCGTACGATCTCGGCGCTCACGGACCAGGAGGTGCAGTTCGCCGCCTCCGTGACGTTCGGTGGTGTCATCGAGATCACCAACGCGATCGGCGGGGTCGACGTCTGCCTCGCGAACCCGATCCGGGACCGCTACACGGGTCTGGACATGGCGGCCGGCACGCACACCGTCCAGGGCCTCGAGGCTCTGCAGTTCCTCCGCACCCGGCACGGCGTCGGCGACGGCAGCGACCTGGGCCGCATCGGCAACCAGCAGCAGTACATGTCCAGTCTCGCCCGCAAGCTCATCAGCGGCGAGGTGCTGGGCAACGTGCCGGTCATGCTGAAGCTCGCCAACACCGGCATCCAGAACCTGGAGACGAGCACGTCGCTCGCCGACCCGATGATGATCGTGCAGATCGCGCTGGCCGTGAAGTCGGTGCCGTTCGAGGACATCGTGTTCGTGCAGTATCCGACCCTGGAGGACTGGGACGACCCGAACAAGGTCGTGCCGAACGAGGAGGCCGCCGCCGCCCTCTGGGACGCGATCGAGGCCAACGCCCAGTTGCAGATCACGCACGAGAACACCAGCAACGATGGCGTCGTCGTGGAGGAACCGACGACTCCGACCGAGCCCACGGAGCCCACCACGCCGACACAGGGGGCGACGCCGACCCCCACGACGGCTCCGGACGTCGTGGCGCTTCCCGATTCCATCAAGGGCAACTCCGCCGCGCAGCAGACGTGCTCGAACGGCAACGTGCGCTGA
- a CDS encoding rhamnulokinase: MTDDRSPATVRHVRAVAAVDLGATSGRVMIGRVGPGVLELEPVSRFPNGPVTRADGLHWDFDALVAHVLDGLAEAVRREPNIESIGIDSWAVDYGLLRAGELLAEPFHYRDDRTAGGVDEVHALVPFEELHARNGLQFLPFNTLYQLRADELRHDADTALLIPDLLAFLLTGARVAERTNASTTGLLDVESGTWDVALATRLGIDASLLADLVDPGTVIGRLRPEVAERIGADLPVIAVGSHDTASAVAAVPMTSPRAAYISCGTWGLVGVEHAQPILTDAAREANFTNERGVDDRFRVLHNVTGLWLLSETVRAWESEDGKAIDLSGLLDQAAATAPPSAVFDANDPSLSAPGDMPTRIAGLLHAHGAVAPTDRPAFVRLVVESIAAAFADAVRTAGRLSGQSLDVVHLVGGGSLNRLLCQATADRTGLPVLAGPVEATALGNVLVQARALGAAPAELSELRALVAATHPPAAYRPRSS, encoded by the coding sequence ATGACCGACGACCGCTCGCCCGCGACCGTACGGCACGTCCGTGCGGTCGCGGCGGTGGATCTCGGCGCCACGAGCGGTCGGGTGATGATCGGCCGAGTGGGACCGGGTGTCCTGGAGCTCGAGCCCGTGTCGCGGTTCCCGAACGGACCGGTGACCCGCGCCGACGGTCTGCACTGGGACTTCGACGCCCTCGTCGCCCATGTCCTCGACGGCCTCGCGGAAGCGGTGCGCCGAGAACCGAACATCGAGTCCATCGGGATCGACTCGTGGGCGGTCGACTACGGCCTCCTGCGTGCCGGTGAGCTGCTCGCCGAGCCGTTCCACTACCGCGACGACCGCACCGCCGGCGGCGTGGACGAGGTCCACGCCCTGGTCCCGTTCGAGGAGCTCCACGCCCGCAACGGCCTGCAGTTCCTCCCGTTCAACACGCTCTACCAGCTCCGGGCGGACGAGCTCCGGCACGACGCCGACACCGCGCTCCTCATCCCGGACCTCCTCGCCTTCCTCCTCACCGGTGCCCGCGTCGCCGAACGGACCAACGCCTCGACGACAGGCCTGCTGGACGTGGAGTCCGGCACCTGGGATGTGGCCCTCGCGACCCGTCTCGGGATCGACGCCTCCCTCCTCGCGGACCTCGTCGATCCCGGCACGGTCATCGGCCGGCTGCGCCCGGAGGTGGCGGAGCGCATCGGCGCCGATCTGCCGGTGATCGCGGTCGGTTCGCACGACACCGCGTCGGCGGTGGCCGCCGTTCCGATGACATCGCCCCGCGCCGCGTACATCTCCTGCGGCACCTGGGGGCTGGTCGGTGTGGAGCACGCTCAGCCGATCCTCACGGACGCGGCCAGGGAAGCGAACTTCACCAACGAACGCGGTGTGGACGATCGGTTCCGCGTCCTCCACAACGTGACCGGTCTCTGGCTCCTCAGCGAGACCGTGCGCGCGTGGGAGAGCGAAGACGGCAAGGCCATCGACCTGTCCGGGCTTCTCGACCAGGCGGCCGCCACGGCGCCGCCCTCCGCCGTGTTCGACGCGAACGACCCCTCGCTGTCGGCCCCCGGGGACATGCCGACGCGTATCGCTGGCCTCCTGCACGCACACGGTGCCGTCGCGCCCACCGATCGTCCGGCGTTCGTCCGGCTCGTCGTGGAGAGCATCGCCGCCGCGTTCGCCGACGCGGTCCGCACGGCGGGCCGGCTCTCCGGGCAGTCTCTCGACGTCGTCCACCTCGTCGGCGGCGGGTCTCTCAACCGGCTGCTGTGTCAGGCGACGGCGGACCGCACCGGGCTTCCCGTCCTGGCAGGGCCTGTCGAGGCGACAGCCCTCGGCAACGTCCTCGTCCAGGCGCGGGCTCTGGGCGCGGCGCCGGCCGAGCTCTCGGAGCTTCGCGCCCTCGTCGCCGCGACGCATCCGCCGGCGGCCTATCGCCCGCGGAGCTCCTGA
- a CDS encoding bifunctional aldolase/short-chain dehydrogenase — protein sequence MTNPTAAELLARSNRLGADPKNTNYAGGNTSAKGTEIDPVTGQPVELLWVKGSGGDLGTLTENGLAVLRLDRMRALVDVYPGVEREDEMVAAFDYCLHGKGGAAPSIDTAMHGLVDAPHVDHLHPDSGIAIATAADGEELTRAIFGDRVVWVPWRRPGFQLGLDIAEIKAANPQAIGTILGGHGITAWGDSSEEAEANSLWIIDTAAAYIAEHGSPEPFGGTRSGFEALPEPERRARAAALAGTIRGLASTDKPMVGHFTDSNVVLDFLASEKAPALAALGTSCPDHFLRTKVKPLLLDLPVTATVEEQTARLRELHAAYRADYQAYYDAHATAESPAIRGADPLIVLVPGVGMFSYGANKQTARVAGEFYVNAINVMRGAEALSTYSPISDAEKFRIEYWALEEAKLRRMPKPKSHQGRIALVTGAASGIGKAIATRLAAEGACVVVADLDLDKARAAAAELGNDDVAIGVAANVADADAVQAAIDQAVLAFGGIDLVVNNAGLSLSKPLLETTEKDWDLQHDVMAKGSFLVSKTAARVLIDQGLGGDIIYISSKNSVFAGPNNIAYSATKADQAHQVRLLAVELGAHGIRVNGINPDGVVRGSGIFASGWGANRAATYGVKEEDLGQFYADRTILKREVVPENVADAVYVLTGPELSRTTGLHIPVDSGVAAAFLR from the coding sequence ATGACGAACCCCACCGCCGCCGAACTACTCGCGCGGAGCAACCGCCTGGGCGCCGACCCCAAGAACACGAACTACGCCGGCGGCAACACGTCCGCCAAGGGCACCGAGATCGACCCCGTGACCGGGCAGCCGGTCGAGCTCCTCTGGGTCAAGGGGTCGGGCGGGGACCTCGGCACGCTGACCGAGAACGGCCTGGCCGTCCTCCGCCTCGATCGCATGCGCGCGCTCGTCGACGTCTATCCGGGCGTCGAGCGGGAGGACGAGATGGTCGCCGCCTTCGACTATTGCCTCCACGGCAAGGGCGGCGCCGCCCCCTCGATCGACACCGCGATGCACGGCCTGGTCGATGCCCCGCACGTGGACCACCTCCATCCCGACTCGGGCATCGCGATCGCCACCGCGGCCGACGGCGAGGAGCTCACGAGAGCGATCTTCGGCGACCGGGTCGTCTGGGTGCCGTGGCGCCGCCCGGGCTTCCAGCTGGGGCTGGACATCGCGGAGATCAAGGCGGCGAACCCGCAGGCCATCGGCACGATCCTCGGCGGACACGGCATCACCGCCTGGGGCGATTCCTCCGAGGAGGCGGAGGCGAACTCCCTCTGGATCATCGACACCGCCGCCGCCTACATCGCGGAGCACGGGTCCCCCGAACCGTTCGGCGGCACGCGCTCGGGCTTCGAAGCCCTGCCGGAGCCGGAGCGCCGCGCGCGGGCGGCCGCCCTCGCCGGAACCATCCGCGGGCTCGCGTCGACGGACAAGCCGATGGTCGGTCACTTCACCGACAGCAACGTGGTCCTCGACTTCCTCGCCTCCGAGAAGGCCCCGGCCCTCGCCGCCCTCGGCACGAGCTGCCCCGATCACTTCCTGCGCACCAAGGTCAAGCCGCTCCTCCTCGACCTCCCTGTCACGGCGACCGTGGAGGAGCAGACAGCACGGCTGCGGGAGCTCCACGCCGCCTACCGCGCCGACTACCAGGCCTACTACGACGCCCACGCCACGGCCGAGTCGCCGGCGATCCGCGGCGCGGATCCGCTGATCGTCCTCGTGCCCGGCGTCGGTATGTTCTCGTACGGAGCGAACAAGCAGACCGCGCGGGTCGCCGGCGAGTTCTACGTGAACGCCATCAACGTGATGCGCGGTGCCGAGGCGCTGTCCACGTACTCCCCCATCTCCGACGCCGAGAAGTTCCGCATCGAGTACTGGGCACTGGAGGAGGCGAAGCTGCGGCGCATGCCGAAGCCGAAGTCCCACCAGGGCCGCATCGCCCTCGTCACCGGTGCCGCGAGCGGGATCGGCAAGGCCATCGCGACCCGCCTCGCCGCGGAGGGCGCCTGCGTGGTCGTCGCCGACCTGGACCTGGACAAGGCCAGGGCCGCGGCCGCCGAGCTCGGGAACGACGACGTGGCGATCGGCGTGGCCGCGAACGTCGCCGACGCCGATGCGGTGCAGGCCGCGATCGACCAGGCGGTGCTCGCGTTCGGCGGCATCGACCTCGTGGTGAACAACGCCGGCCTGTCGCTGTCGAAGCCTCTGCTGGAGACGACCGAGAAGGACTGGGATCTCCAGCACGACGTGATGGCGAAGGGCTCGTTCCTCGTCTCGAAGACCGCCGCGCGCGTGCTCATCGACCAGGGACTCGGCGGCGACATCATCTACATCTCCTCCAAGAACTCCGTCTTCGCCGGCCCGAACAACATCGCGTACTCGGCGACGAAGGCCGACCAGGCGCACCAGGTGCGGCTGCTCGCCGTGGAGCTCGGCGCGCACGGCATCCGGGTCAACGGCATCAACCCCGACGGCGTGGTCCGCGGGTCCGGGATCTTCGCCTCCGGCTGGGGAGCGAACCGGGCGGCCACGTACGGCGTCAAGGAAGAGGACCTCGGCCAGTTCTACGCCGACCGCACGATCCTCAAGCGCGAAGTCGTGCCGGAGAACGTCGCGGACGCCGTCTATGTGCTGACCGGCCCGGAGCTGAGCCGCACCACCGGTCTGCACATCCCCGTCGACTCCGGCGTCGCCGCGGCGTTCCTGCGATGA
- a CDS encoding alpha/beta hydrolase fold domain-containing protein, with product MTAHDIRDHVLDGPHGPLRVRVYSSKSPSGHGLVWAHGGGFAGGDIDMPEADAVARAFVDRGIAVVSVDYALAPITPEWTARLGAPERGGVHYPVPHDEMVFAFRWAATSDVATRGWAIGGASAGGNLATGAALRLSHEGGIVPALAVLAYPTLQAVQAAPGPKLRALLDGDPSADVFTPDFVRGMYENYLGGDPETADVYAIPGTAASAALVSFPPTIMVNDETDELRVSGETFARALTAAGVEVAVAVEPGTTHGHLNRPEESAFASTIDRFAARILQLP from the coding sequence ATGACCGCGCACGACATCCGCGACCACGTCCTCGACGGCCCGCACGGTCCGCTGCGTGTGCGCGTCTACTCCTCGAAGTCGCCGAGCGGCCACGGCCTGGTCTGGGCGCACGGCGGCGGATTCGCGGGCGGCGACATTGACATGCCGGAAGCCGACGCCGTCGCACGGGCGTTCGTAGATCGGGGAATCGCGGTCGTGAGCGTGGACTACGCTCTCGCCCCGATCACCCCCGAGTGGACCGCGCGCCTCGGCGCGCCCGAACGCGGCGGCGTGCACTACCCCGTCCCGCACGACGAGATGGTCTTCGCGTTCCGCTGGGCCGCCACGTCGGACGTCGCCACGCGAGGATGGGCGATCGGCGGAGCCAGCGCAGGTGGCAACCTTGCGACCGGCGCGGCGCTCCGCCTCTCCCACGAGGGCGGCATCGTGCCCGCTCTCGCCGTCCTCGCCTACCCGACGTTGCAAGCGGTGCAGGCGGCGCCCGGCCCAAAGCTGCGCGCCCTGCTCGACGGAGATCCTTCCGCCGACGTGTTCACCCCCGACTTCGTGCGTGGCATGTATGAGAACTACCTCGGCGGCGACCCCGAGACGGCGGACGTCTATGCCATCCCCGGCACCGCAGCATCCGCGGCGCTCGTCTCCTTCCCGCCCACCATCATGGTCAACGACGAGACCGACGAGCTCCGCGTGTCCGGCGAGACATTCGCCCGAGCCCTCACCGCCGCCGGCGTCGAGGTCGCCGTCGCTGTCGAGCCGGGCACCACCCACGGCCATCTCAATCGCCCCGAGGAATCCGCGTTCGCCTCGACGATCGATCGGTTCGCGGCTCGGATCCTGCAACTCCCCTGA